The Bacillus vallismortis genome window below encodes:
- a CDS encoding MarR family transcriptional regulator, translating to MEYNLHDTTVLNENILSSEEREIWVLYMKVLTSAGLGDVSEWMKLDMSMPQMKVLMLLNNHGTLKVSDIAEKMGASLSNTTGLLDRLEKSGFVKRSHSEEDRRSVVVQLTENAKNIFRGLYEKGHLKLKRSLELLSPEEKRAVSEGLSILSKALEKVKKE from the coding sequence ATGGAATATAATTTACATGATACAACGGTATTAAACGAAAACATTCTTTCATCTGAGGAACGGGAAATATGGGTGCTTTATATGAAAGTCTTAACCTCTGCCGGGCTCGGTGACGTGTCCGAGTGGATGAAGCTGGATATGAGCATGCCGCAAATGAAAGTGCTGATGCTATTAAACAACCATGGAACACTGAAAGTAAGCGACATTGCTGAAAAAATGGGGGCTTCCCTGTCCAATACAACAGGGCTGCTTGACCGCCTTGAGAAATCAGGGTTTGTCAAACGCTCACATTCTGAAGAGGATCGCCGCTCAGTGGTTGTTCAGTTGACTGAGAATGCAAAAAATATTTTTCGTGGTCTTTATGAAAAGGGCCACCTGAAATTAAAGCGTTCCCTTGAACTGCTGTCTCCTGAAGAAAAGCGGGCTGTTTCCGAAGGGCTTTCTATCCTTTCAAAAGCGTTAGAGAAAGTGAAAAAAGAATAA
- the mprF gene encoding bifunctional lysylphosphatidylglycerol flippase/synthetase MprF, with amino-acid sequence MLIKKNALSVLKIVFPIAVLLFVIYQSKKELTNLSFKRTLMVINGLERTDLFILVLVGLLAVAAMSLYDYVLKYSLRLSITNGKVFRVSWIANSFNNVLGFGGLAGVGLRMMFYKEHTKDHKALVKGIAWLTSSMLLGLSVFSIFVAARVLPVDEVIHEKPWLWAVIIGFALLLPLSLAVSKLKGRKTGDEENADKVKNPIFAYIGASVAEWLMAGGVIYLSLFAMGIHADIRYVFGVFVIAAIGGMISLVPGGLGSFDLLFLLGMEQLGYHQEAIVTSILLYRIVYSFIPFGLGLFFAAGNLTENTMRRLETNPRIAPAIETTNVLLVVQRAILLRILQGSLSLIVFVAGLIVLASVSLPIDRLTVIPHIPRPALLLFNGLSLSSALILLILPIELYKRTKRSYTMAITALVGGFVFSFLKGLNISAIFVLPVIIVLLVLLKKQFVREQASYTLGQMIFAAALFTVALFNYNVIAGFIWEHMKKVMRHEYFVHSDSHITYATIMAIIIVPLFFFLFTVVYHKKTKPIGEKADPDRLALFLNQNGGNALSHLGYLGDKRFYFSSDGNALLLFGKIARRLVVLGDPSGRRESFPLVLEEFLNEAHQKGFSVLFYQIEREDMALYHDFGYNFFKLGEEAYVDLNTFTLTGKKKAGLRAINNRFEREGYTFHIDHPPFSDAFLEELKQISDEWLGSKKEKGFSLGFFDPSYLQKAPIAYMKNAEGEIVAFANVMPMYQEGEISVDLMRYRDDAPNGIMDALFIRMFLWAKEEGCTSFNMGMAPLANVGTAFTSFWSERFAAVIFNNVRYMYSFSGLRAFKEKYKPEWRGKYLAYRKNRSLSVTMFLVTRLIGKSKKDSV; translated from the coding sequence TTGCTGATTAAAAAGAATGCTTTATCCGTTTTAAAAATTGTTTTTCCTATTGCGGTTTTACTATTTGTTATTTATCAATCAAAAAAAGAACTGACAAATCTGTCATTCAAACGCACGCTCATGGTCATCAACGGCCTGGAACGTACGGACTTATTTATCCTTGTATTGGTCGGCTTGCTGGCTGTTGCGGCCATGTCGCTGTATGATTATGTCTTGAAATACTCACTGCGCCTTTCGATCACAAACGGAAAGGTATTCAGGGTTTCCTGGATCGCCAATTCATTTAATAATGTGCTCGGGTTCGGCGGTTTAGCCGGAGTCGGGTTAAGAATGATGTTTTATAAAGAGCATACGAAAGACCATAAGGCGCTCGTAAAAGGAATCGCCTGGCTTACATCCTCAATGCTTCTCGGGTTATCTGTTTTCAGCATTTTCGTCGCCGCACGAGTGCTGCCAGTGGATGAAGTGATTCATGAAAAGCCTTGGCTGTGGGCGGTCATTATCGGTTTCGCGCTGTTATTGCCGCTATCACTAGCGGTTTCTAAATTAAAAGGCCGTAAAACCGGAGACGAAGAAAATGCGGACAAAGTGAAAAATCCGATTTTCGCTTATATCGGCGCTTCCGTTGCCGAATGGCTAATGGCTGGAGGCGTCATCTATCTGTCTTTGTTCGCCATGGGTATTCATGCTGATATCCGGTATGTGTTCGGGGTATTCGTCATTGCGGCGATCGGAGGGATGATTAGTCTCGTGCCGGGCGGCTTGGGCTCATTTGACCTTTTGTTTTTGCTCGGGATGGAGCAGCTTGGCTATCATCAGGAGGCCATTGTGACATCTATTCTCTTGTACAGGATCGTCTATTCATTTATCCCATTCGGTCTGGGATTGTTCTTTGCTGCCGGCAACCTGACCGAAAATACAATGAGACGGCTCGAAACGAATCCGCGCATCGCACCGGCAATTGAGACGACAAACGTTTTGCTTGTCGTCCAGCGGGCGATATTACTAAGAATTTTGCAGGGCTCGCTTTCCCTTATTGTGTTTGTTGCCGGGCTGATTGTCCTGGCTTCAGTATCTTTGCCGATTGACAGGCTGACGGTTATTCCGCACATTCCGCGCCCGGCCCTTTTGCTGTTCAACGGCCTGTCCTTAAGCTCAGCGCTTATATTGCTGATTTTGCCTATCGAGCTTTATAAACGGACAAAACGCTCCTATACGATGGCGATTACAGCGCTTGTCGGCGGTTTTGTGTTCAGCTTCTTAAAAGGACTCAACATCAGTGCGATATTCGTACTGCCGGTGATTATTGTATTGCTTGTGCTATTGAAAAAACAATTTGTTCGAGAACAGGCATCCTATACGCTCGGACAAATGATTTTCGCTGCAGCGCTTTTCACTGTGGCGCTCTTTAACTATAACGTCATTGCAGGTTTCATTTGGGAACATATGAAGAAGGTGATGCGCCACGAATATTTCGTCCACAGCGACTCGCATATTACCTATGCAACTATCATGGCGATCATCATTGTGCCGCTGTTCTTCTTTTTATTTACAGTGGTGTATCATAAAAAGACAAAACCAATCGGGGAAAAAGCTGATCCCGATCGCCTTGCTTTATTTTTAAATCAAAATGGCGGGAACGCGCTGAGCCACCTCGGCTATCTTGGAGATAAGCGGTTTTATTTTTCAAGTGATGGGAATGCACTGCTTCTGTTTGGGAAAATCGCCAGAAGGCTGGTCGTGCTCGGCGATCCGTCAGGCCGAAGAGAATCGTTCCCGCTCGTGCTGGAAGAATTTCTGAACGAAGCGCATCAGAAAGGATTCAGTGTTCTGTTCTATCAAATTGAACGAGAGGACATGGCGCTGTATCACGATTTCGGCTATAACTTCTTTAAACTGGGCGAGGAAGCCTATGTGGATTTAAATACATTTACCTTGACCGGGAAGAAAAAAGCCGGTCTTCGGGCAATCAATAACCGCTTTGAGCGGGAGGGATATACCTTCCATATCGATCATCCCCCATTTTCTGATGCGTTTTTGGAGGAACTGAAACAAATCTCGGATGAATGGCTCGGCTCGAAAAAGGAGAAGGGGTTCTCGCTCGGATTTTTTGATCCTTCATATTTACAGAAAGCGCCGATCGCCTACATGAAAAATGCAGAAGGAGAGATCGTTGCCTTCGCAAATGTCATGCCGATGTATCAGGAAGGGGAAATCTCAGTCGATCTGATGCGCTACCGCGATGACGCCCCGAACGGCATTATGGACGCATTGTTCATCCGCATGTTTTTATGGGCGAAGGAGGAAGGCTGCACGTCGTTTAACATGGGAATGGCGCCCTTGGCCAATGTCGGCACCGCCTTTACATCCTTCTGGTCAGAAAGATTTGCCGCTGTCATTTTTAATAATGTCAGATACATGTACAGTTTCAGCGGGCTCAGGGCCTTTAAAGAAAAATATAAACCGGAGTGGCGCGGCAAATACTTGGCGTACCGGAAAAACAGATCTCTTTCTGTCACCATGTTCCTCGTTACGCGGCTGATCGGTAAAAGCAAAAAAGACTCCGTCTAA
- a CDS encoding ABC transporter substrate-binding protein: protein MKKRISTLFVFLMALMVLSACNSSESSSDSEGTSSKTRTVKHAMGTSDNIPANPKRIVVLTNEGTEALLALGIKPVGAVKSWKGDPWYDYLKDDMKGVKNVGLETEPNVEAIAELKPDLIIGNKVRQEKIYDQLNAIAPTVFAESLAGNWKENLTLYANALNKADKGKEVIADFDKRAANLKEKLGDQTNKTVSVVRFLSGESRIYYTDSFSGIILDQLGFKRPEKQVELFKKQKDQFTFSTDSKESIPEMDADVLFYFTYKADNAKENEKWASQWTSSSLWKNLKAVKSGNAHEVDDVVWTTAGGIKAANYLLDDIETYFLKAK from the coding sequence ATGAAAAAGCGCATCAGCACGCTATTCGTATTTTTAATGGCCCTTATGGTGCTTTCTGCCTGTAATAGTTCAGAAAGTTCAAGCGACAGCGAGGGGACAAGCAGCAAAACCAGAACGGTTAAACATGCAATGGGGACATCAGACAACATTCCCGCCAATCCAAAACGGATTGTTGTTTTAACAAATGAAGGAACAGAGGCGCTCTTAGCGCTTGGCATTAAGCCTGTCGGAGCCGTAAAGTCATGGAAGGGCGACCCGTGGTATGACTATCTGAAAGATGACATGAAAGGTGTTAAAAACGTCGGTCTTGAAACGGAACCGAATGTGGAAGCGATCGCAGAATTAAAGCCTGATTTGATTATTGGCAACAAAGTGCGCCAGGAAAAAATATATGATCAGTTAAATGCGATTGCGCCGACCGTTTTCGCCGAATCTTTGGCTGGGAACTGGAAGGAAAACCTGACTCTATATGCCAACGCGTTGAATAAGGCGGACAAAGGCAAGGAAGTCATTGCCGATTTTGATAAACGCGCTGCCAATTTAAAAGAAAAGCTTGGCGATCAGACAAATAAAACCGTTTCTGTCGTACGCTTTTTATCCGGCGAGTCAAGAATCTATTATACCGATTCATTCTCGGGGATTATTTTAGACCAGCTTGGCTTTAAACGCCCTGAAAAACAGGTGGAGCTGTTTAAGAAACAGAAAGATCAATTTACGTTCTCAACAGACAGTAAAGAGTCCATTCCTGAAATGGATGCCGATGTGCTGTTTTATTTCACGTATAAAGCCGATAACGCAAAAGAAAATGAAAAATGGGCCAGCCAGTGGACGAGCAGTTCACTATGGAAAAACCTGAAGGCCGTGAAGTCAGGTAACGCCCATGAAGTCGATGACGTCGTATGGACAACCGCAGGCGGAATTAAAGCGGCAAACTATCTGCTTGATGATATTGAAACCTATTTCTTAAAGGCGAAATAA
- a CDS encoding iron ABC transporter permease: MICKKASSKWIVLVCLILTLLAAVCASVVYGYTGTSWGQVYQAFTSFNGTNEHVIIKDVRLPRAVVATVVGASLAAAGVLMQALTKNPLASPGIFGVNAGAGFFIVAGSFFLHIQSPQALVWSSFLGATFTAAIVYAAGSLGREGLTPIKLTLAGAAMAAMFSSLTQGLLSVNELELAQVLFWLTGSVQGRSLDLLMTMLPYAAAALMISFFLGQKMNLLVMGEDVAKGLGQKTGLLKFVMALCVVLLAGSAVAIAGPISFIGIIIPHFARFIVGNDYRWILPFSAVLGAVMLVAADIGARYIIMPQEVPVGVMTAIIGMPVFVYIARRGAKL, from the coding sequence ATGATCTGCAAAAAGGCATCTTCAAAATGGATTGTGTTAGTATGTCTGATTTTGACTTTATTGGCGGCTGTCTGTGCAAGCGTTGTTTACGGCTATACAGGTACGTCATGGGGACAGGTCTATCAGGCGTTTACTTCTTTCAACGGTACAAATGAACATGTCATCATCAAAGACGTCAGGCTCCCGCGTGCAGTGGTTGCCACAGTTGTCGGCGCCTCGCTTGCAGCCGCAGGCGTTCTCATGCAGGCGCTCACAAAAAATCCGCTCGCGTCACCGGGGATTTTCGGAGTTAACGCCGGTGCCGGTTTTTTTATTGTTGCCGGATCGTTTTTTCTGCATATTCAATCACCTCAGGCGCTAGTATGGAGCTCTTTTCTCGGTGCAACATTTACCGCTGCTATCGTCTATGCCGCAGGCTCGCTTGGAAGGGAAGGGCTGACGCCAATCAAATTGACGCTGGCGGGGGCTGCCATGGCGGCCATGTTTTCTTCTCTGACACAAGGCTTGCTTTCTGTCAATGAACTCGAGCTCGCTCAGGTGCTTTTTTGGCTGACCGGCTCTGTGCAGGGCAGGAGTCTGGATCTGCTGATGACAATGCTTCCATATGCAGCCGCAGCGCTTATGATCAGCTTCTTTCTTGGCCAGAAAATGAATCTCCTCGTTATGGGAGAAGATGTGGCAAAAGGACTCGGCCAAAAAACGGGCCTGCTGAAATTTGTGATGGCGCTTTGTGTTGTCTTGCTTGCCGGATCTGCTGTGGCCATTGCCGGGCCGATTTCCTTTATCGGCATCATTATTCCGCATTTTGCGCGGTTTATCGTCGGCAATGATTATCGCTGGATTCTGCCGTTTTCCGCTGTTTTGGGTGCGGTTATGCTTGTTGCCGCGGATATCGGGGCCCGATATATCATTATGCCTCAGGAAGTTCCTGTCGGGGTCATGACAGCCATCATCGGTATGCCTGTGTTTGTATACATCGCAAGAAGGGGGGCAAAACTATGA
- a CDS encoding iron chelate uptake ABC transporter family permease subunit: protein MKLRFGVTAAEKKAWIVFFVLLGLTAAVLIISAGLGQRFIPPWDVAKTFFGAGSKLDELMIMSFRLPRILTALCAGVCLAAAGAILQGLVRNPLASPDIIGITGGAAVAVVLVMMFFSDRSSSLTISLSWLPAAAFIGASAVGLIVYLLAYKNGASTFRLVLIGIGFSMSAQALTTLLMIKGPIYRASQANVYITGSVYGSNWKHVKMAIILSVILIFICFIALKNMNIQVLGEDIAAGAGSAVQRNRFFLLLLSTALTGCAVSVAGTIGFVGLMAPHIARRLVGSSYGALLPASALIGALLVLTADIVGRTLFAPVEVPAGVFTAAIGAPYFIYLLYKTRNT from the coding sequence ATGAAACTTCGTTTTGGCGTTACCGCGGCTGAAAAGAAAGCATGGATCGTCTTTTTCGTTTTACTGGGATTAACAGCGGCTGTACTGATCATTAGCGCTGGTCTCGGACAAAGGTTTATTCCTCCCTGGGATGTGGCAAAAACATTTTTTGGTGCAGGCTCCAAGCTGGATGAACTGATGATCATGTCATTCCGCCTGCCAAGAATTTTGACCGCTTTATGCGCCGGCGTCTGCTTGGCGGCGGCAGGCGCGATATTGCAGGGGCTCGTCAGAAACCCTCTCGCATCTCCGGATATTATCGGAATAACGGGGGGAGCGGCGGTAGCAGTCGTGCTTGTGATGATGTTCTTTTCAGACCGCAGCAGTTCACTTACGATCAGTCTGTCATGGCTTCCGGCGGCTGCATTTATCGGTGCCTCAGCTGTTGGGCTCATCGTCTATTTACTGGCATACAAAAATGGCGCCTCCACATTTCGGCTGGTGCTTATCGGGATCGGATTTTCAATGTCGGCACAGGCGCTGACCACCCTGCTGATGATCAAAGGCCCAATTTACCGAGCATCACAAGCCAATGTGTATATCACTGGATCAGTTTATGGATCAAACTGGAAGCATGTGAAAATGGCTATTATCTTATCTGTCATTCTCATTTTTATTTGTTTTATCGCGCTGAAAAATATGAATATACAGGTGCTGGGCGAAGATATTGCGGCGGGTGCGGGAAGCGCCGTGCAGCGCAATCGTTTTTTCTTGCTTCTTTTGAGCACGGCTCTTACGGGTTGTGCGGTTTCGGTTGCCGGCACAATCGGTTTTGTCGGGCTGATGGCGCCCCATATTGCAAGACGCCTCGTCGGCTCGTCTTATGGTGCGCTCCTCCCGGCGTCGGCACTCATAGGGGCGTTGCTCGTCCTAACAGCTGACATCGTCGGCAGAACCTTATTTGCTCCGGTGGAAGTGCCAGCCGGCGTTTTTACAGCCGCTATCGGCGCCCCTTATTTTATTTATTTGCTCTATAAAACGAGAAACACTTGA
- a CDS encoding PhzF family phenazine biosynthesis isomerase, with protein sequence MKEIEVLKYEAFTSSPGKGNPAGVVLEGDHYTDEEMQIIAERAGYSETSFIRKSEPADLELRYFTPGHEMNLCGHATVASLYALCEKGMLESGKTYSIQTKAGILPVKTSEKEGRIHITLEQASPQFKPFTGNREKLAGALGISEEDLHEDLPIVFGSTGIWTAIVPLKSLEASKKMVPDNKQFPEVLVDLPNASVHPFTFETIHPDSDLHGRHFSSPYSGTIEDPVTGTASGVMGAYMKQYGNAGQREFIIEQGQEIGKDGKVEIEMNEDGGRVKVNMTGTAVYSETRILKI encoded by the coding sequence GTGAAAGAAATAGAGGTATTAAAATATGAAGCATTTACAAGCAGTCCCGGCAAAGGAAACCCCGCAGGCGTTGTATTGGAGGGAGACCATTACACTGACGAAGAGATGCAGATCATAGCTGAGCGTGCCGGATATTCAGAAACCTCCTTTATCCGGAAAAGCGAGCCGGCTGATCTTGAACTCCGTTACTTTACCCCTGGACACGAAATGAACTTGTGCGGCCATGCAACAGTTGCTTCTCTTTACGCACTATGTGAAAAAGGAATGCTGGAGAGCGGTAAAACATACAGTATCCAGACAAAAGCCGGTATCCTGCCTGTGAAGACTTCTGAAAAAGAAGGCCGCATTCATATCACGCTTGAACAGGCATCTCCGCAATTCAAACCATTTACAGGCAATCGGGAAAAACTTGCGGGCGCGCTAGGAATCTCTGAAGAAGATTTGCATGAAGACCTTCCGATTGTGTTTGGCAGCACTGGCATATGGACAGCCATCGTTCCGCTTAAATCATTAGAGGCCTCCAAAAAAATGGTGCCTGATAACAAACAATTTCCGGAAGTATTAGTTGATCTGCCAAACGCTTCAGTCCACCCGTTTACCTTTGAAACCATTCATCCCGACAGCGACCTGCACGGACGCCACTTTTCATCCCCGTATTCGGGAACGATAGAAGATCCCGTGACGGGCACGGCATCCGGCGTGATGGGGGCTTATATGAAACAGTACGGCAATGCCGGGCAGCGAGAATTTATCATTGAACAAGGGCAGGAAATAGGAAAAGACGGGAAAGTGGAAATCGAAATGAACGAAGACGGCGGCCGTGTGAAAGTGAATATGACAGGAACGGCTGTTTACTCAGAAACCCGTATTCTAAAAATCTAA
- a CDS encoding nitroreductase: MPQTEQIHQHSALRDIIRSRRSIRKFKQEPVPSADILDMLETAKYAPNHRVTEPWRFIYVSSETGKANLINTFAALSKKSKPDITEEKLQNFKNTLGRVPGFLLVVFQEDENERARDDDFAATSSLIQNLQLLAWEKGIGMVWKSGKILYDKEVHQAFGLQDHERFAAIIQTGYPDEAPEVKKRTPIRERFTDM; this comes from the coding sequence ATGCCTCAAACCGAACAGATACATCAACATTCAGCCCTGCGGGACATCATACGCAGCAGAAGATCGATTCGAAAATTTAAACAAGAGCCAGTACCTTCAGCAGATATTCTTGACATGCTTGAAACGGCGAAATATGCGCCAAATCACAGAGTGACAGAGCCATGGAGATTTATTTACGTTTCTAGTGAGACGGGAAAAGCAAATCTGATCAACACATTTGCAGCATTGTCTAAGAAATCCAAGCCGGATATAACAGAGGAAAAGCTTCAAAATTTCAAAAACACACTTGGACGCGTACCGGGATTTCTGCTCGTCGTGTTTCAAGAAGATGAAAACGAAAGAGCGCGAGACGATGATTTTGCGGCAACCAGCTCATTGATTCAAAATCTTCAGCTTCTTGCCTGGGAAAAAGGAATCGGCATGGTTTGGAAAAGCGGAAAAATCCTTTACGACAAAGAGGTGCATCAGGCCTTTGGTTTACAGGATCATGAACGATTCGCCGCTATCATACAAACGGGCTATCCTGACGAAGCGCCGGAAGTGAAAAAGCGCACGCCGATCCGTGAACGGTTCACCGACATGTAA
- a CDS encoding YfhD family protein, giving the protein MGRNHIHKNRDKNKQKLPQVPDALKRETDGVYEEYSSELADANDREAQERAKAADNRAKKKTR; this is encoded by the coding sequence ATGGGCAGAAATCATATTCACAAAAACCGTGATAAAAACAAACAAAAACTTCCTCAAGTTCCCGACGCATTAAAAAGGGAAACTGACGGTGTTTACGAAGAATATTCAAGCGAGCTTGCTGATGCGAATGACCGCGAAGCGCAAGAGCGTGCGAAAGCAGCAGACAACAGAGCGAAAAAGAAAACTCGTTAA
- a CDS encoding YfhE family protein, which produces MEKKREKHQQGANLKKMQEVLYSGEFKKAEKAAKRK; this is translated from the coding sequence ATGGAAAAGAAGAGGGAGAAGCATCAGCAAGGCGCCAATCTGAAGAAAATGCAGGAAGTTCTTTATTCAGGCGAATTTAAAAAAGCGGAAAAAGCTGCTAAGCGCAAGTAG
- a CDS encoding TIGR01777 family oxidoreductase — translation MNIAMTGGTGFLGQHLTGVLTHQGHHVYILSRNARETEQKNMTYVQWLTEGAAPEQELPHIDVWINLAGKSIFGRWTEKTKQQILSSRINATREVQRLIHKQKEKPKTLIQASAVGIYGTSLEKTFTEDSATSDEDFLSHTAHLWEKEGQKIEGMGIRTVYARFGVMLGEKGALPLMVLPYKLLAGGTIGTGRQWLSWIHVEDAAQMIRYAMENSDISGPMNVTAPNPVEMKQFGKTIARVKHSPHWLPVPEFFLSKALGEMSLLIVKGQRALPKKAMTSGFRFAYSDLEFALSQLITNRKAV, via the coding sequence ATGAATATCGCAATGACAGGCGGAACCGGTTTTCTCGGCCAGCATCTGACAGGCGTTCTTACCCACCAGGGACACCATGTTTATATTTTATCAAGAAACGCAAGGGAAACTGAACAAAAAAATATGACATATGTTCAATGGCTGACGGAAGGAGCCGCGCCGGAGCAGGAACTTCCTCATATTGATGTCTGGATCAATCTTGCGGGAAAATCGATTTTTGGCCGCTGGACAGAAAAAACGAAGCAGCAAATCCTCTCCAGCCGTATCAATGCGACACGTGAAGTGCAGCGGCTTATTCATAAACAGAAGGAAAAACCGAAGACGCTGATTCAAGCCAGTGCCGTGGGCATATACGGCACAAGTCTTGAGAAAACCTTCACAGAGGATTCCGCAACGTCAGATGAGGATTTTCTCAGCCATACTGCACATTTGTGGGAAAAGGAAGGACAGAAAATTGAGGGGATGGGCATCCGGACGGTTTATGCGAGATTTGGCGTGATGCTTGGGGAAAAAGGCGCTCTCCCGCTTATGGTTCTTCCCTATAAGCTTCTGGCCGGCGGAACGATCGGGACGGGCAGACAGTGGCTGTCATGGATTCATGTCGAGGACGCGGCCCAGATGATCCGATATGCGATGGAAAACAGCGACATTTCAGGACCCATGAATGTCACCGCGCCAAACCCTGTGGAAATGAAGCAATTCGGAAAAACGATTGCGCGGGTGAAGCACAGCCCGCACTGGCTCCCCGTCCCGGAATTCTTTTTATCAAAGGCATTGGGTGAAATGAGTCTTCTGATTGTGAAAGGACAGCGCGCCCTGCCTAAAAAAGCGATGACCTCCGGATTTCGTTTTGCATATTCGGATCTTGAATTCGCGCTCTCACAGTTGATTACGAACCGAAAGGCTGTATAA
- the recX gene encoding recombination regulator RecX has product MPFITKISTQKKNTERFNIFLDEKYAFSVDADVLVKFELKKGKELDDLDIIEIQYGDEVKKGFNRALDFLSYRMRSTKEVEDHLKKKETSAPAIAEVIHKLNDYKYLNDQEFAAAYVSTHKKTNGKGPDVLFRELRAKGIDDDTIKEALSSFSFEDQTREAVKHVEKLLKKDKKLSTKELKQRAQMQLQRKGFSFDVISAALEQIEYENDEDTEKEALRLHAEKAFRKYRFDGSYESAMKVKQFLFRKGFSLDLIEKFLQEEE; this is encoded by the coding sequence ATGCCATTTATTACAAAAATATCAACGCAAAAAAAGAATACGGAACGCTTCAATATTTTTCTGGATGAAAAATACGCCTTCAGTGTGGACGCGGACGTGCTCGTAAAATTTGAGCTCAAAAAGGGAAAAGAGCTTGATGACCTTGACATCATTGAGATTCAATACGGTGATGAAGTAAAAAAAGGCTTCAACCGTGCGCTTGACTTTTTATCCTACCGAATGAGGTCAACGAAAGAGGTCGAGGACCACTTAAAGAAAAAAGAAACCTCAGCGCCTGCAATTGCGGAAGTCATCCATAAGCTCAACGACTATAAGTACCTAAACGACCAGGAATTTGCCGCGGCCTATGTCAGCACCCACAAAAAAACGAACGGAAAAGGCCCTGATGTTTTGTTCAGAGAGCTGAGAGCGAAGGGGATCGACGACGATACAATTAAGGAGGCATTAAGTTCCTTTTCCTTTGAAGATCAGACGAGAGAAGCAGTGAAGCATGTTGAAAAGCTTCTCAAAAAAGATAAAAAACTTTCGACGAAAGAACTCAAACAGCGCGCTCAGATGCAGCTTCAGCGCAAGGGCTTCTCATTTGATGTCATCAGCGCTGCGCTAGAGCAGATTGAATATGAAAATGATGAAGACACAGAGAAAGAAGCGCTGCGCCTTCACGCCGAAAAAGCGTTTAGAAAATACCGCTTTGACGGCTCATATGAAAGCGCCATGAAGGTCAAACAATTTTTATTCCGCAAAGGATTCTCACTCGATTTAATCGAGAAATTTCTGCAAGAAGAGGAGTAG
- a CDS encoding YfhH family protein codes for MEKRYSQMTPHELNTEIASLSEKARKAEQHGIINELAVLERKITMAKAYLLTPEDFSPGETYRVEDTEDEFTISYLNGVFAWGYRTSSPQREEALPISVLQEKKQV; via the coding sequence ATGGAGAAACGATACAGTCAAATGACACCGCACGAACTCAATACCGAAATCGCATCACTTTCTGAAAAAGCAAGAAAAGCGGAACAGCATGGGATCATCAACGAACTGGCAGTGCTCGAACGGAAAATTACGATGGCAAAGGCATATTTGCTGACTCCGGAAGATTTCTCACCGGGAGAAACGTATCGTGTGGAAGACACTGAGGACGAGTTTACCATCAGTTATTTAAATGGCGTTTTCGCATGGGGATACAGAACCTCGTCTCCTCAGCGAGAAGAAGCGCTGCCAATCTCAGTATTGCAAGAAAAGAAGCAAGTGTAA